A segment of the Fibrobacter succinogenes subsp. succinogenes S85 genome:
AAAGGAGACCGACCGGCAAAAGGCGGAACGAATCCGTCGCAAACGAAATACAAAGCTGACCGATGAACATGCCCAAGGCCATGCAGGAGAGGTACGCCCACGACGAAAACTTGGACCAAGCCTTGAGAGGGACCATGTAAGTGCCGAACGCAAAGACGGCAAGAATGAGACCAACGTAACTATTTCCCAATGCAGAACCCCGCAAATATTTGTTGTAAAACGTCTTCGGACGAGATTTCGCCCGTTATACTCTGGAGCGAACGGCGCACTAGTTGCATTTCAAAAGCCAAAAGTTCCACCGCCGGATTTGTGCGGATAAGGTTCAGCGCACGGTCAATACCCGCAAGAGCTTCTTCAAGGCAGGTCTTTTCGCGTTCGCTCGTAATCCAGAGGTCTTCGGAATTTTCCATTTTCTTGAAAAGGGCAGCGTTCATCGCACGCTTGAGTTCCGCGAGGCCCTCACCTGTTTTGGAAGAAATGCGAATGCTCTCGCCTCTTTCGTCTCTCGTCTCTCGTCTTTCGTCTAATAAATCACTCTTCGAGATGACGACAATATCAGGTTGGGCCGCACCATTTTCCGGATGGCAAGATGCGCAGTTCTCGTCTAAACTACCATCCACAACCAGAATCTTCATGTCCGCTTCGGCGAGGATTTCCTTACTCTTTTCCATGCTGAGCGCATCGAGAGCATCGGTTGCCTTGTCCGCGATACCAGCGGTATCAACAAGGCGGATTTCACCGCCGTCCAGGAACAAGCGGACTTCGACAAAGTCGCGGGTCGTGCCAGGGATGTTGCTCACAAGGATTCGGTCTTCACCGAGAAGCGCATTCACGAGGCTCGACTTGCCCGCATTCGGAGCGCCGTACAAAACAGCAAGCGGCAAACGGCTGACCGCCGCCTTGCCCTTAAAACTTTTCAAAATGGATTCTACGCTTTCGCGAATCGCAGAAATTTTCACGCCCCAGGTCGCATAATCCGGGTCGGCTTCTTCTTCAGAGAAATCAACATCCAACTCAAGGCGTGCCGAGATATCCATGACCAGTTCCGTGAGCGTCTTGACTTTTTTCGAGAGCGCACCACCAAGCAAGCGATGAGCGTTCTTGAGTTCGTCACGGTTAGCGCTGTGGATCACATCGGCGACAGATTCCGCCTGCACCAAGTCCATGCGACCGTTCAAGAAAGCACGGCGCGTGTATTCGCCAGGTTCTGCCAAGCGCACGCCATCAACACTCTTAATG
Coding sequences within it:
- the mnmE gene encoding tRNA uridine-5-carboxymethylaminomethyl(34) synthesis GTPase MnmE, yielding MDSQTIVAPMTPAGVSAVAAIRVSGSKVREVVRLLFGESAIKNLKPREAKLATARDYRTMVGEDRATALVIDSLLYIFFEGPNSYTGEDVLELYPHGNPIIVRELIQVIKSVDGVRLAEPGEYTRRAFLNGRMDLVQAESVADVIHSANRDELKNAHRLLGGALSKKVKTLTELVMDISARLELDVDFSEEEADPDYATWGVKISAIRESVESILKSFKGKAAVSRLPLAVLYGAPNAGKSSLVNALLGEDRILVSNIPGTTRDFVEVRLFLDGGEIRLVDTAGIADKATDALDALSMEKSKEILAEADMKILVVDGSLDENCASCHPENGAAQPDIVVISKSDLLDERRETRDERGESIRISSKTGEGLAELKRAMNAALFKKMENSEDLWITSEREKTCLEEALAGIDRALNLIRTNPAVELLAFEMQLVRRSLQSITGEISSEDVLQQIFAGFCIGK